From one Dama dama isolate Ldn47 chromosome 4, ASM3311817v1, whole genome shotgun sequence genomic stretch:
- the LOC133051790 gene encoding protein S100-A16 has product MADSYTELEKAVVILVENFYKYVSKHSLVKNKISKSSFRKMLQKELNHMLTDTGNRKAADKLIQNLDANHDGRISFDEYWTLIGGITSPIANLIRQQEQQNSS; this is encoded by the coding sequence ATGGCAGACTCATACACGGAGCTGGAGAAGGCGGTGGTCATCCTGGTGGAAAACTTCTACAAATACGTCTCCAAGCACAGCCTGGTCAAGAACAAGATCAGCAAGAGCAGCTTCCGGAAGATGCTTCAGAAAGAGCTCAACCATATGCTGACGGACACGGGGAACCGAAAGGCTGCTGACAAGCTCATCCAGAACCTGGACGCCAACCACGACGGACGCATCAGCTTTGACGAGTACTGGACCTTGATAGGCGGCATCACTAGTCCTATCGCCAACCTTATCCGCCAGCAGGAGCAGCAGAACAGCAGCTAG